ACGTATGATAGTTCAGCTTGAGGATTAAGATCATTGCACTAAGTtttgggcctaaatccaatcattaaagttcatgggcctaaggcctttagggttcaTTCTCACATCTATAAGTAGAGGGTTAGCATTAACATTAAGGGGGGATAGTTTTACTGGGGATCAATTCATTCGAGCAgcacacttgtaaaatgtaaacttTCTTGAGCTATAGAAAAAACCAGCGAAGaacctcccgtggatgtaggtctttgatggccgaaccacgtaaatccctgtgccgtttattgctttctagtttctaatttaggtgttggtgattctgTGCTTCACCACGGTGTAAATAGGATCCTTCCCggatttgattgaatttataagcttcgactttaaggtgagcgattttacgcttattcatatggttatatatatttttattatcgcgttgattacttgtttacgtgcatcttatgactatgttgttatgtgtgatcatgggacctaagccattgatctatgatgttatgtgcgatcatgggacctaagccattgatctatgatgttatgtgcgatcatgagacctaagccattgatctatgttgttatgtgcgatcgtgggacctaagccattgatctatgttgataagttgatcatgggacctaagccattgatcttatgtatgtgtttgtgtttggtcatgggacttaagccatcgacttaaactatgattatgtttgtcaaggggctccggtctcttggcgtatgtttgcaagcaTGATAACGTGTTTTGATTACATATGtgacatatatgaatattttgttatgtttcctcactgagtatattttcagtatgctcaccccttatcttttcagttttgcagtttcagagtcgaagtggccatggaagtggagaatgactagggataaggattttacattgaacattttagtaGAATTTGTTAAGTCTTAGTTTgtcgttttattttttttatttcattttatgttactactttagttttggcaaattgatttttaaattagtttaaattttaatagtcaagaaattttattttatctattagtccttcatgatttttaaattgaaaggtttatgaaaattggggtgttacacgATCGCCATgaacataaaattattttgcTCGTCGGTGTTTCTCCTCACCCTCCCAACTTCAGGTGTTGTATTTCCTATGCCCACGTCGTCTCTTGCATGGTCTgtgaaggaatttgcagatcgTGGAACAGAGGTATTGGAAAATGAGGCAACCGGCGGTGGTGCGTTGGAATATGATGCCTCGCCTTGGCCGTGGACCTCATCAAACCACAAGAATCCTCCAACATGGCCACCACCAAGAGGGCATTTGTAATAATAACGGTCGGAATTTCGAGCCTTCACCTCTGCACACCGCAACACCATCTTTTAATTTCCACAACAACAAAAAGGAGCAGAATACCAAGCATGATTATCCATAACATACCTATTCCAAAATATCAAAGAGTGAGCAAGAAAAATTCCAGCATAAAAGGTATAAAAATAAGCAAATACCAACTTCTTGCATATATTGAAAATCACGGGCAAAAAATGTCACAAACAAGAATATTTTGTCCTCACAAAATATTGGAAATCCAGGTACAAAAATAAATGACACAACAATTTATATATCCGAATGAAGTCAGTGCATTGCAACATATTGTTGCCACATTGTTTGTGCAATGGCATCCCGGTTCGCAGCCCATTCGGGAGATAGCTCAAATGCATCCACATAATCTCCGTGTTCCGGTTCATTGAACTCAGTATCATGTGGTAGGTTATCGAATGCTTGTTCGATAGGATCCACGTCCATCTCTGTTCTAATGAaattattcaatataaaatacgCCATAATAAGTCGATTCTGAACCTTCACGGGATAAAACGTAGAGCTCCTCAAAATCCCCCACCTCATCTTCATAACACCAAAGGCACGTTCAATGACATTTTGAGCCTTCGTGTGGCGCATATTGAACAATTCTTGAGCGTTTTATGGGCGTACGGCTGCCGATCCCCATTCTTTGAGATGATACCGAACCCCTTTATAGGGAGCGAGAAACCCCTCGGAATTTGCATATCCATTATCCACGAGATAGTAAGAGCCTACACCAGAGCAAACCATGAAATAGAATAAACTTGAAGGACTTTGCAGATATGA
The genomic region above belongs to Salvia miltiorrhiza cultivar Shanhuang (shh) chromosome 5, IMPLAD_Smil_shh, whole genome shotgun sequence and contains:
- the LOC131025981 gene encoding uncharacterized protein LOC131025981, with the translated sequence MRHTKAQNVIERAFGVMKMRWGILRSSTFYPVKVQNRLIMAYFILNNFIRTEMDVDPIEQAFDNLPHDTEFNEPEHGDYVDAFELSPEWAANRDAIAQTMWQQYVAMH